From a single Candoia aspera isolate rCanAsp1 chromosome 2, rCanAsp1.hap2, whole genome shotgun sequence genomic region:
- the POU4F3 gene encoding POU domain, class 4, transcription factor 3, which yields MMGMNAKQPFSMHPALQEAKYSSSEAMRRVCLPAPQLQGNIFGSFDESLLARAEALAAVDLVSHGKSHPFKPDTTYHTMSSVPCTSTSSPTVPISAPVHHHHHHHHHHAVGHQGLDGELLDHLSPALLGGPEHGAVMAAPIHPHAHAHPHLGAAMGHLHQAMASMSHPPPPPPPPSAASQVPASHSGLACISDVESDPRELEAFAERFKQRRIKLGVTQADVGAALANLKIPGVGSLSQSTICRFESLTLSHNNMIALKPVLQAWLEEAEAAHREKNAKPELFSCAERKRKRTSIAAPEKRSLEAYFAIQPRPSSEKIAAIAEKLDLKKNVVRVWFCNQRQKQKRMKYSAVH from the exons ATGATGGGTATGAACGCCAAGCAGCCGTTCAGCATGCACCCGGCTCTGCAGGAAGCCAAGTACTCTAGCTCGGAGGCGATGCGCCGCGTGTGCCTCCCAGCCCCGCAG CTCCAGGGCAATATATTTGGAAGCTTTGATGAGAGTCTGCTGGCCCGGGCTGAAGCCTTGGCGGCTGTGGATCTGGTCTCCCACGGCAAGAGCCACCCTTTCAAGCCAGACACTACCTACCATACCATGAGCAGCGTCCCCTGCACCTCTACGTCGTCGCCCACCGTGCCCATCTCGGCCCcagttcaccaccaccaccaccatcaccaccaccatgccGTGGGGCACCAAGGCCTGGACGGGGAGCTCCTGGATCACCTCTCGCCTGCGCTGCTGGGAGGGCCCGAGCACGGCGCGGTCATGGCCGCGCCGATCCACCCTCATGCCCATGCCCACCCCCACCTGGGCGCCGCCATGGGCCACCTGCACCAAGCCATGGCTAGTATGAGCCACCCGCCCCCTCCGCCGCCCCCGCCTTCCGCAGCCTCGCAGGTCCCGGCCTCCCACAGCGGGCTGGCCTGCATCAGCGACGTCGAGTCGGATCCTCGGGAGTTGGAGGCGTTCGCCGAGCGCTTCAAGCAGAGGCGGATCAAGCTCGGCGTCACCCAGGCCGACGTGGGAGCGGCGCTGGCCAACCTCAAGATCCCCGGCGTGGGCTCGCTGAGCCAGAGCACCATCTGCAGGTTCGAGTCGCTCACTCTCTCGCACAACAATATGATTGCCCTCAAGCCGGTCCTGCAAGCGTGGCTGGAGGAGGCGGAAGCCGCCCACCGGGAGAAGAACGCCAAGCCCGAGCTCTTCAGCTGCGCCGAGCGGAAGCGCAAGAGGACCTCTATTGCGGCGCCGGAGAAGCGCTCGCTGGAAGCCTATTTCGCCATCCAGCCGCGACCCTCTTCCGAGAAGATCGCCGCCATCGCCGAGAAGCTGGACCTGAAAAAAAACGTGGTGAGGGTCTGGTTCTGCAACCAGAGGCAGAAACAGAAGCGCATGAAGTACTCAGCGGTGCATTGA